The Candidatus Binataceae bacterium genome contains the following window.
TCGCGCTGCGCCTCCTCGCTGCTGGCGTGGGCGGTATGTCCCTCCTGCCACAGGAACTCCGTGGTGCGCAGAAACATCCGCGTGCGCATCTCCCATCGCACCACGTTGCACCACTGGTTCACCATCAAAGGCAGATCGCGGTACGAGTGAATCCATTGCGCGAACATGTGGTTGATGATGGTCTCCGAGGTGGGTCGCACGATGAGTGGATCTTCGAGTTCCTGGCCGCCGCCGCGTGTAACCACCGCCACTTCCGGAGCGAAACCCTCGACGTGCTGTGCCTCCTTGCGCAGAAAGCTCTCCGGAATGAACAGTGGAAAGTAAGCGTTGCGTGCGCCGGTCTGCTTGATGCGGCGGTCCAGTTCGTCGCGCAGCGACTCCCAGATTGCGAACCCGTCCGGCCGAAACACGATACATCCGCGCACCGGCGAGTAATCCGCCAATTCGGCACGCAAGACGATGTCGTTGTACCAGGCGGCGAAATCCTGGCTGCGGGGTGTTACTTTGCGTTCATCCTTGTCGGGCATCGGACGGGTCCGATCCTCTCGAGGTCGTCAGGCGTCCAAGTCTCCGGCTATTATCGACATGAAGCAATCACCATGGGTACGCTGCGGAGAACTACTATGCGAACTGGGCTGGTGCTGGTCTGGCTGACCTGCGTTCTCGCGACGGTTTCCATCGGAACGGGGATTGCGGTGGCTCAACAACCCCGCACGATCGTGGTGTCGGGAAATGGCGAGGTGTCGGCACGCCCCGATACGGCCGACTTGAGTTTCGCGATCGAAACCCACGCCAAGAGCGCGACGGAGGCGGCATCGCGCAACGCTGCGCTCGCGCAGAAAATCACCGACGCGCTCAAAGCAAAGCTGGGCGACAAAGGCAAAGTGTCCACCAGTGGATTCTCGCTTTCGCCCGACTACGAGCAGCATCAAGGACGCCCGGAAACGGCAACCATCGTGGGCTACAGCGCGCAAAATTCTATCGCGGTCGAGACGCCCGCCATGGATCTGCTTGGTGAACTTATCGACGCGGCGATCGGCGCGGGCGCCAACCGGGTCAACTCACTCAACTTTTCTCTGAAGAATGACACCAAGCCCCGTGCCGACGCGCTCGCGAATGCATCTCGCGACGCGCAGCAGCAGGCTCAGGCGCTGGCCACGTCGCTGAACGTGAAACTCGGGCGCATTATCACCGCATCGACCGAAGGCGCGCCGCGTCCGGTCCCGCTGGTAAGAACCTTTGCGCCGGCGGCATCGGCGATGGCGACCTTCAGGACCCCGGTCGAAGCGGGTGACATCACGGTTTCCTCCACGGTGTACCTCACCTATGAGATTGAATGACGGCTCAAGCCCCGCTTAACTTTTCCGATGCTTAAGCCCGGAGACCCCATTCCGCCTTTTGATTTGCCGGCCCTTCTCGACGGCCGCAGTGGCCGCGTCACGCTGGCGGGAATCCGTTCCGAGCCGGTGGTGTTGTTCTTTTACCCGCGTGACTTCTCCTTCATTTGTCCCACCGAGGTGACCGGGCTCGGCAAGGCGTTGAGCCTTTTTGCCGGAGAGAAGACTTCCGTTTTGGGTGTGAGTGTCGATGATGTAGAGAGCCACCGCCGCTGGGCCGCGGAACTTGGTGGAGTTACCTACCCCCTGCTGGCCAACCAGGGAGGAGAATTCGCCAAGGCTTGTGGGGTGTTCGATGAGCATGAGCAGGTCGCGATGCGCGCTACCTTTCTGCTCGATAAGAAGCGCGCCGTGATCTTTGCTGAGGCCAGTCCTATCAGTGTCGGCCGCAGCGTGGATGAAACGCTGCGTATCGTGCGCGCCTATCGTATTGGCCGCCCATGCCCGGCGGACTGGGAACCCGGCGATGCCTTCGTGCCCGGCGACCGAAAGTACTGACAGCTCTTGGCGCTTCCCTATCCAGCAGAAAAACGGCAACTCTTTGAACGCCTTTCAAGCGTTCGCGAAATCGTATTCGGAATGCAGGATGGCGTCCTCACGACCGGCGGGGTACTGGCGGGATTGAGCGGCGCGGTTGCGAACCACTCGGAGCTAGTGCTGGCCGCGCTTGCTTCGACAGCTGCCGGGGCACTGTCGATGGGCGCAGGAGCTTATCTCGGGACCAACGCGGAAAGCGAAGTGCTGCAGAGTGAGTTGGCACGCGCGCGGACCGACATCGAGCGGAAGCCCTACCTGGCGCAGGAGGCGCTCCTCGATCAGCTCGAAAAAGAAGGGCTTTCGCGCGATGCG
Protein-coding sequences here:
- a CDS encoding SIMPL domain-containing protein (The SIMPL domain is named for its presence in mouse protein SIMPL (signalling molecule that associates with mouse pelle-like kinase). Bacterial member BP26, from Brucella, was shown to assemble into a channel-like structure, while YggE from E. coli has been associated with resistance to oxidative stress.), coding for MRTGLVLVWLTCVLATVSIGTGIAVAQQPRTIVVSGNGEVSARPDTADLSFAIETHAKSATEAASRNAALAQKITDALKAKLGDKGKVSTSGFSLSPDYEQHQGRPETATIVGYSAQNSIAVETPAMDLLGELIDAAIGAGANRVNSLNFSLKNDTKPRADALANASRDAQQQAQALATSLNVKLGRIITASTEGAPRPVPLVRTFAPAASAMATFRTPVEAGDITVSSTVYLTYEIE
- a CDS encoding redoxin domain-containing protein, which translates into the protein MLKPGDPIPPFDLPALLDGRSGRVTLAGIRSEPVVLFFYPRDFSFICPTEVTGLGKALSLFAGEKTSVLGVSVDDVESHRRWAAELGGVTYPLLANQGGEFAKACGVFDEHEQVAMRATFLLDKKRAVIFAEASPISVGRSVDETLRIVRAYRIGRPCPADWEPGDAFVPGDRKY